Proteins from a genomic interval of Nocardia sp. BMG51109:
- a CDS encoding NAD(P)/FAD-dependent oxidoreductase: MSEAVLPQGDTVRVDVLIVGAGFAGLGMGIQLARRGHESFLIIEQADDVGGTWRDNRYPGVACDIPAHLYSFSFRPNPQWPRVFAEGAEIHEYLRSCVREEGLASRLLLNCALEQARWSEADARWHVRTTRGEISAATLIVATGRLTEPKIPPVANLAEFAGRQWHSARWNPKVSLVGKRVGLVGTGASAIQILPRLAGEAAELAVFQRSAPYVLPRGDRLYTRDELLRFSDDPQAITELRDELFAEAERSIAARKRQHPEIDLLRQRALDYLAAQVGDVRLREQLTPDYEIGCKRILFSDDYYSALQREHVRLEPTALARVQDGTAIAASGNAYDVEVLIFATGFNATRPSIAKRIEGRGALPLAERWSDGMVAHATTTVDGFPNMYVLDGPNAALGHNSAIYVIETQIDYVLGALDHLARSTDDVLEVTPEAVQSSMRDIDELARDTVWTQGGCLSWYRDERTGRVTLLWPDSATSFRQRNATFDISAYRASQPRAPKAPAPRTGSRKPPEDFVP; encoded by the coding sequence ATGTCTGAAGCCGTTCTCCCGCAGGGGGATACGGTGCGCGTGGATGTCCTGATCGTCGGCGCCGGCTTCGCCGGGCTGGGCATGGGCATTCAGCTCGCGCGCCGCGGGCACGAATCCTTCCTGATCATCGAGCAGGCCGACGACGTGGGCGGCACCTGGCGCGACAACCGCTATCCCGGTGTGGCGTGTGATATTCCGGCGCATCTGTATTCGTTCTCGTTCCGGCCGAATCCGCAGTGGCCCCGGGTCTTCGCCGAGGGCGCCGAGATCCACGAATACCTGCGCTCCTGCGTCCGGGAGGAGGGGCTGGCGTCCCGCCTGCTGCTGAACTGCGCGCTGGAGCAGGCGCGCTGGAGCGAGGCCGACGCACGGTGGCACGTCCGGACGACGCGCGGCGAGATCTCGGCCGCCACTCTGATCGTGGCCACCGGCCGGCTGACCGAACCGAAGATTCCGCCCGTCGCCAATCTGGCGGAATTCGCCGGTAGGCAATGGCATTCGGCCCGCTGGAATCCGAAGGTCTCGCTCGTCGGCAAGCGCGTGGGCCTGGTCGGCACCGGCGCCTCGGCCATCCAGATCCTGCCGCGGCTGGCGGGGGAGGCCGCCGAACTCGCCGTCTTCCAGCGTTCGGCGCCCTACGTGCTGCCCCGCGGCGACCGCCTCTACACCCGCGACGAGCTGTTGCGCTTCTCCGACGATCCGCAGGCCATCACCGAGCTGCGGGACGAACTGTTCGCGGAGGCCGAGCGCAGCATCGCCGCCCGGAAGCGGCAGCACCCCGAGATCGATCTGCTGCGCCAGCGGGCGCTGGACTACCTGGCGGCGCAGGTGGGTGACGTGCGGCTGCGCGAGCAACTGACCCCCGACTACGAAATCGGTTGCAAGCGAATCCTTTTCTCCGACGACTACTATTCCGCGTTGCAGCGCGAGCACGTCCGGCTGGAGCCGACCGCGCTGGCCCGCGTGCAGGACGGCACGGCGATCGCCGCGAGCGGCAACGCCTACGACGTCGAGGTGCTCATCTTCGCCACCGGCTTCAACGCGACCCGGCCCTCGATCGCCAAGCGCATCGAGGGCCGCGGCGCGCTGCCGCTCGCCGAGCGCTGGAGCGACGGCATGGTCGCGCACGCCACCACGACCGTGGACGGCTTCCCGAACATGTACGTGCTGGACGGCCCGAATGCGGCACTGGGCCACAATTCGGCGATCTATGTCATCGAGACGCAGATCGACTACGTGCTCGGCGCGCTCGATCACCTCGCGCGCAGCACCGACGACGTCCTGGAGGTCACGCCCGAGGCGGTGCAGTCCTCCATGCGCGACATCGATGAGCTGGCCCGCGACACGGTATGGACGCAGGGCGGCTGCCTCAGCTGGTATCGCGACGAGCGGACCGGCCGGGTGACGCTGCTGTGGCCGGACAGCGCCACCTCGTTCCGGCAGCGCAACGCGACCTTCGACATCAGCGCGTACCGGGCCTCCCAGCCGCGCGCGCCGAAGGCCCCGGCTCCCCGAACGGGGAGCCGGAAGCCGCCGGAAGACTTTGTGCCGTAA
- a CDS encoding FO synthase: MDGALAEVDLPDAGRVREWLAEAGPAPASLPDEGYITLLGADGPELEELCRLADALRRQAAGDAVTYVVNRNLDPDAVCGAGAARERLAALVAEAYELGATEICMQGPLPPDSDDDYLALIAAVTAAAPVHLHAFRPEELLDGAARHGMPLDLFLGAAVDAGLGSVPGTGARILDDEVRARLRGGPDLPVSRWVQVIETAHGIGLFSTSTIVYGHLETPAQQVAHLRLLAEIQDRTGGFSEFIAMPYVPGAPPIRADAGPGPSWRQTRALHAVARLLLHGRIENIQAAWPKFGPEAAAGLLAGGANDLGGLLLDGRLAPDAGVEAGRTLTADDVERIAQRLNRPARQRTTRYGHV; encoded by the coding sequence GTGGATGGTGCGCTCGCCGAAGTCGATCTGCCCGACGCCGGTCGGGTGCGGGAGTGGCTCGCCGAGGCGGGGCCGGCCCCGGCCTCGCTGCCGGACGAGGGATACATAACGTTGCTGGGGGCCGACGGCCCCGAACTCGAGGAGCTCTGCCGGCTGGCCGATGCGCTGCGGCGGCAGGCGGCCGGCGATGCCGTGACCTACGTCGTGAACCGGAACCTGGATCCCGACGCGGTCTGCGGCGCCGGTGCGGCGCGGGAGCGGCTCGCCGCCCTGGTGGCCGAGGCATACGAGCTGGGTGCGACCGAGATCTGCATGCAGGGCCCGCTACCCCCCGACAGCGACGACGACTATCTGGCCCTGATCGCCGCCGTCACCGCGGCGGCACCGGTTCACCTGCATGCCTTCCGGCCCGAGGAACTGCTCGACGGCGCCGCCCGGCACGGCATGCCGCTGGACCTCTTCCTGGGCGCGGCCGTGGACGCCGGGCTGGGATCGGTCCCCGGCACGGGCGCGCGCATCCTCGACGACGAGGTGCGTGCCCGGCTGCGGGGCGGCCCTGACCTGCCGGTGAGTCGCTGGGTGCAGGTGATCGAGACCGCGCACGGCATCGGCCTGTTCTCGACCTCGACGATCGTCTACGGCCACTTGGAGACGCCCGCGCAGCAGGTCGCCCATCTGCGGCTGCTCGCCGAAATCCAGGACCGCACCGGCGGTTTCAGCGAGTTCATCGCGATGCCGTACGTCCCGGGCGCACCGCCGATCCGCGCCGACGCGGGGCCCGGCCCGTCCTGGCGGCAGACCCGCGCACTGCACGCCGTCGCGCGGCTGCTGCTGCACGGGCGCATCGAGAACATCCAGGCCGCGTGGCCGAAGTTCGGTCCGGAGGCGGCGGCCGGGCTACTGGCCGGTGGCGCCAACGATCTCGGCGGACTGCTGCTCGACGGCCGCCTCGCGCCCGATGCCGGTGTCGAGGCCGGGCGCACGCTCACCGCCGACGACGTGGAGCGGATCGCGCAGCGGCTGAACCGGCCGGCGCGCCAACGGACGACCCGGTACGGCCATGTCTGA
- a CDS encoding SAM-dependent methyltransferase gives MDRTTDLNPHEPHIARMYDYYLGGKDHYQADAEAAEKVLQALPEVRLAAQENRGFIHRATRHLAGEIGVRQFLDIGTGIPTEPNLHQVAQEQAPDARIVYVDNDPMVLAHARALMVGTPEGRTDYIHADATEPQEILDAARETLDFTEPIALSLIGLLHFVPGAYEVTATLVNALPSGSYVAMSHLTADFDPEGIAATVKVYEERGLYCHPRNRDEIARFFDGMELLEPGVVPIHRWRAPIDPPKSMDAKVPGYAAVGRKP, from the coding sequence ATGGATCGGACGACCGACCTGAATCCGCACGAGCCGCACATCGCGCGCATGTACGACTACTACCTCGGCGGCAAGGATCACTACCAGGCCGATGCCGAGGCCGCCGAGAAGGTGTTGCAGGCGCTGCCCGAGGTGCGGCTCGCGGCGCAGGAGAACCGCGGTTTCATCCACCGCGCGACGCGCCACCTCGCCGGCGAGATCGGCGTGCGCCAGTTCCTCGACATCGGCACCGGCATCCCGACCGAGCCGAACCTGCATCAGGTCGCCCAGGAGCAGGCCCCGGATGCGCGAATCGTGTACGTGGACAACGACCCGATGGTGCTCGCGCATGCCCGGGCCCTCATGGTCGGTACTCCCGAGGGCCGCACCGACTACATCCACGCCGACGCGACCGAGCCGCAGGAGATCCTCGACGCCGCCCGCGAGACCCTGGATTTCACCGAGCCGATCGCCCTGTCGCTGATCGGCCTGTTGCACTTCGTCCCCGGCGCCTACGAGGTCACCGCGACCCTGGTGAACGCGCTGCCCTCGGGTTCGTATGTGGCCATGAGCCATCTGACCGCCGACTTCGACCCGGAGGGGATCGCGGCGACGGTCAAGGTGTACGAGGAACGCGGACTCTACTGCCATCCCCGCAACCGGGACGAGATCGCCCGCTTCTTCGACGGCATGGAACTGCTCGAGCCCGGAGTCGTGCCGATCCACCGCTGGCGGGCCCCGATCGACCCGCCGAAGTCCATGGACGCGAAGGTCCCGGGTTACGCGGCGGTAGGCCGCAAGCCGTAA
- a CDS encoding glycine betaine ABC transporter substrate-binding protein, whose protein sequence is MSRSRTRLVTALSALAVTMSMLTGCGLVSSSGTFQEANLPGGAKPLDGAKLVVTSKSFTEGVLLGKITATYLAAAGADVRDMTGAPGSASSRQAQLNGDADILWEYTGTGWVNYHEQTETIADPHELWQRVHDVEKRDHNLEWLPPANFNDTYAFGASTPTAERLKVKSLSDVAALPVADRTFCVDDEFFSRSDGFIPMLEKYGIPYNAPNGVPAGNVTRMDAGVVYTATAKGSPCNFGMIYTTDGRVKNLKLVVLDDDRKFFLPYSGTAVVRAEIIDRYPRLRELIGTISEHLTDDLMQDLNGRVDIDGEDPSDVAYDWLKSEKLIE, encoded by the coding sequence ATGAGCCGGTCCCGAACCCGATTGGTCACCGCGCTGTCCGCGCTCGCGGTGACGATGTCGATGCTCACCGGATGCGGTCTGGTGAGTTCGTCGGGGACGTTTCAGGAGGCGAACCTGCCGGGCGGCGCGAAGCCGCTGGACGGCGCGAAACTGGTTGTCACCTCGAAGAGCTTCACCGAGGGCGTGCTGCTGGGCAAGATCACCGCGACCTACCTGGCCGCGGCGGGCGCCGACGTCCGGGACATGACCGGAGCGCCGGGTTCCGCGTCGTCGCGCCAGGCCCAGTTGAACGGCGATGCCGACATCCTCTGGGAGTACACCGGCACCGGGTGGGTCAACTACCACGAGCAGACCGAGACCATCGCCGATCCGCACGAACTCTGGCAGCGCGTGCACGACGTGGAGAAGCGCGACCACAACCTGGAGTGGTTGCCGCCGGCCAACTTCAACGACACCTACGCGTTCGGCGCCTCCACACCGACCGCCGAACGGCTGAAGGTGAAGTCGCTGTCGGATGTGGCCGCGCTTCCGGTCGCCGATCGGACGTTCTGCGTCGACGACGAATTCTTCAGTCGCTCCGACGGTTTCATTCCGATGCTGGAGAAGTACGGGATCCCCTACAACGCTCCGAACGGCGTGCCGGCCGGGAATGTCACGCGAATGGACGCGGGCGTGGTCTACACGGCGACGGCCAAGGGTTCCCCGTGCAATTTCGGGATGATCTACACCACCGACGGCCGGGTCAAGAATCTGAAGCTGGTCGTCCTCGACGACGACAGGAAATTCTTCCTGCCCTACAGCGGCACCGCGGTCGTGCGCGCCGAGATCATCGATCGGTACCCGCGGCTGCGGGAGCTGATCGGCACGATCTCCGAACACCTGACCGACGACCTGATGCAGGATCTCAACGGCCGCGTCGACATCGACGGCGAGGATCCCTCCGACGTGGCCTACGACTGGTTGAAGAGCGAGAAGCTGATCGAATAG
- a CDS encoding ABC transporter permease, whose product MNRLRRLPLDVWFEPLVILVLGIGYVIWYRSTTLTTTEKASLGWDNLQTTILEHIKLTVLATLIVVIVAIPLGIALTRPGLKRFEPIAVNIANIGQAAPAVGLLVLFTFWLGTGFRTAIVGLVVYAVLPILQNTIVGLRQVDQRTIEASRGIGFSGTRTLVQVELPLAVPVILNGVRTALVILVGTATLSTFIGATSLGTLITTGVTLFLPKLLISGAILVGLLALIIDWLGRLVELAATPRGIS is encoded by the coding sequence ATGAATCGGCTGCGCCGCCTGCCGCTGGACGTCTGGTTCGAACCGCTGGTCATCCTCGTCCTCGGCATCGGATACGTGATCTGGTACCGCTCGACGACCCTGACCACGACGGAGAAGGCGTCCCTGGGCTGGGACAACTTGCAGACCACGATCCTCGAGCACATCAAGCTGACCGTGCTGGCCACGCTGATCGTGGTGATCGTCGCGATTCCGCTGGGCATCGCGCTGACCCGGCCGGGGCTGAAGCGGTTCGAGCCGATCGCGGTCAATATCGCCAATATCGGTCAGGCCGCGCCCGCCGTCGGCCTGCTGGTCCTGTTCACCTTCTGGCTGGGCACCGGATTCCGCACGGCGATCGTCGGTCTGGTCGTCTACGCCGTGCTGCCGATCCTGCAGAACACGATCGTCGGGCTGCGGCAGGTGGATCAGCGCACGATCGAGGCGTCGCGCGGCATCGGCTTCTCGGGCACCCGGACGCTGGTGCAGGTGGAGCTGCCGCTGGCCGTGCCGGTGATCCTCAACGGTGTGCGCACCGCGCTGGTCATCCTGGTCGGCACCGCGACGCTGAGCACCTTCATCGGCGCGACCAGCCTCGGCACCCTGATCACCACCGGCGTCACCCTGTTCCTGCCCAAGCTGCTGATCTCCGGCGCCATCCTCGTCGGACTGCTGGCGCTGATCATCGACTGGCTCGGCAGGCTCGTCGAACTGGCCGCGACCCCGCGAGGTATCTCATGA
- a CDS encoding ABC transporter ATP-binding protein — protein MTDVTPQRAADATPQRAADATPQPAPEREVTGASITLDAVVKRYRGQEKPAVERLDLEIEAGEIVAFVGPSGCGKTTTLKMINRLIEPTEGRIFIGGRDVTKEDPDKLRQSIGYVIQSGGLFPHWTVAKNVGAIPRVLGWDKQRIAERTEYLLDLVGLDSGTFADRLPKDMSGGQQQRVGVARALAADPPVLLMDEPFGAVDPITRVRLQDSLIAIQQELGKTIVIVTHDFEEATKLGDKVLILSEGGHVEQYARPEEILTDPATPFVEEFVGSGAKLAYLTVSRVKDVEHDKVVTARVGEPAQGVIDRAQAAGHTWVVVVDQAGRPRSWPTIEELGTKPEVSDYLDRRLPVVARSSTLNDALDAMLAASQGATLVTDGRGAVIGSLSIGAVTDLIQTKLADARPEEADLSYETYVDGSDPAPTPVVAADDEPPVVAAGDEPSVVAAGDESPVVAAGDESPVVAAGDESPAVAGGEERGSAGQS, from the coding sequence ATGACTGATGTGACACCGCAGCGTGCTGCTGATGCGACACCGCAGCGTGCTGCTGATGCGACACCGCAACCCGCACCGGAGCGCGAGGTGACCGGTGCGTCCATCACGCTGGACGCGGTCGTCAAACGCTATCGGGGACAGGAGAAGCCGGCGGTCGAACGCCTCGACCTGGAGATCGAGGCGGGCGAGATCGTCGCGTTCGTCGGCCCGTCCGGCTGCGGGAAGACGACCACGCTCAAGATGATCAACCGGCTGATCGAGCCGACCGAGGGCCGCATCTTCATCGGCGGGCGCGACGTCACCAAGGAGGACCCCGACAAGCTGCGGCAGTCGATCGGGTACGTCATCCAGTCCGGCGGCCTGTTCCCGCACTGGACGGTCGCCAAGAACGTCGGCGCGATCCCGCGGGTGCTGGGCTGGGACAAGCAGCGCATCGCCGAGCGCACCGAGTACCTGCTCGACCTGGTCGGCCTCGACTCCGGCACGTTCGCCGACCGGCTGCCCAAGGACATGTCCGGCGGACAGCAGCAGCGCGTCGGCGTGGCGCGGGCGCTGGCGGCGGACCCGCCGGTCCTGCTGATGGACGAGCCGTTCGGCGCCGTCGACCCGATCACCCGGGTTCGCTTGCAGGACAGTCTCATTGCGATCCAGCAGGAACTCGGCAAGACCATCGTGATCGTCACGCACGACTTCGAGGAGGCCACCAAGCTCGGCGACAAGGTGCTCATCCTGTCCGAGGGCGGCCACGTCGAGCAGTACGCGCGCCCGGAGGAGATTCTCACCGATCCGGCGACGCCGTTCGTGGAGGAGTTCGTCGGATCCGGCGCGAAGCTGGCGTATCTGACCGTGTCGCGGGTGAAGGATGTCGAGCACGACAAGGTGGTCACGGCCCGGGTCGGCGAGCCGGCGCAGGGGGTGATCGACCGCGCGCAGGCCGCCGGGCACACCTGGGTGGTCGTCGTCGACCAGGCCGGGCGGCCGCGGTCCTGGCCCACGATCGAGGAACTGGGGACCAAACCGGAGGTCTCCGACTATCTCGATCGGCGGCTGCCCGTCGTGGCACGCTCCTCGACTCTCAACGACGCGCTCGACGCCATGTTGGCGGCCAGTCAGGGGGCGACGCTGGTCACCGACGGCCGCGGCGCGGTGATCGGCTCGCTCAGCATCGGCGCGGTGACGGATCTGATTCAGACCAAGCTCGCCGACGCGCGGCCCGAGGAGGCGGATCTGTCGTACGAGACGTACGTGGACGGATCCGATCCGGCACCGACCCCCGTGGTCGCCGCCGATGACGAGCCCCCGGTGGTCGCCGCCGGTGACGAGCCCTCGGTGGTCGCTGCCGGTGACGAGTCCCCGGTGGTCGCTGCCGGTGACGAGTCCCCGGTGGTCGCCGCCGGTGACGAGTCCCCGGCGGTCGCCGGCGGCGAGGAACGCGGATCGGCCGGGCAGTCATGA
- a CDS encoding ABC transporter permease — protein MNLWSYVQGRGGTLAFLMYQHASLAFQTVLVGTVVAVLLAMAVYRIPALSAFSLTTSRIALTIPTLALLALLLVPFGLGVVPSFVMLAFFAALPVIGNAIVGLRSVPATVVESARGIGFSRWRILLTVELPIAWPVILTGIRVSTQMIVGVAAIVAYVLGPGLGSLIFNGLSRLGGANALEMALTGTILIVIVALVFDALLVLLGRLTIAKGLSS, from the coding sequence GTGAATCTATGGAGCTACGTCCAGGGACGGGGCGGCACCCTGGCGTTTCTCATGTATCAGCATGCCTCCCTGGCGTTTCAGACGGTCCTGGTCGGGACCGTCGTCGCGGTTCTCCTCGCGATGGCGGTCTATCGGATTCCGGCGTTGTCGGCGTTCTCGCTGACCACGAGCCGGATCGCGCTCACGATCCCCACGCTGGCGCTGCTGGCGCTGCTGCTCGTTCCGTTCGGGCTGGGCGTGGTCCCGTCGTTCGTCATGCTGGCGTTCTTCGCGGCGCTCCCGGTGATCGGCAATGCGATCGTGGGCCTGCGGTCGGTGCCGGCCACGGTCGTCGAATCCGCACGGGGCATCGGCTTCTCGCGCTGGCGCATCCTGCTGACCGTCGAGCTGCCGATCGCCTGGCCGGTGATCCTGACCGGAATCCGGGTGTCCACCCAGATGATCGTCGGCGTCGCCGCCATCGTCGCCTACGTGCTCGGCCCGGGGCTCGGCTCGCTGATCTTCAACGGGCTGTCCCGGCTCGGCGGCGCGAACGCCCTGGAGATGGCCCTGACCGGCACGATCCTCATCGTCATCGTCGCGTTGGTGTTCGACGCGCTCCTTGTCCTGCTCGGACGCCTCACGATCGCAAAGGGACTTTCGTCATGA
- a CDS encoding TauD/TfdA family dioxygenase, with product MSVDHAAATGTTVRVAKLGAHIGAQITGVRLGGDLDPATVATIRAALNEHKVIFFRDQHHLTEDGQYEFAELLGTPTSPHPTVTSAGAKSLAIDSRHGRSNSWHTDVTFVDRVPRASILRAVTLPSYGGSTTWASTVAAYNSLPEPLKRLAESLRARHNNQYDYAATAEDRPDEGSTEYRREFESTYFEAEHPVVEVHPETGERALLLGGFVQRIVGLPGTESHALFRLFQDRVTRLEHTTRWDWSLGDVAMWDNRATQHYAVDDYDGREHRKLTRITLAGDIPVGVDGTPSTVIAGNAESYATGTLRRAA from the coding sequence ATGTCCGTCGACCACGCGGCCGCCACCGGAACAACCGTGCGGGTGGCCAAGTTGGGTGCTCACATCGGCGCGCAGATCACCGGGGTCCGGCTGGGCGGTGACCTGGACCCGGCGACCGTCGCGACCATCCGCGCGGCGCTCAACGAGCACAAGGTGATCTTCTTCCGCGATCAGCACCACCTGACCGAGGACGGACAGTACGAATTCGCCGAACTGCTCGGCACTCCCACGTCGCCGCATCCGACCGTCACCTCGGCGGGCGCGAAGAGCCTGGCCATCGACTCCCGCCACGGTCGTTCCAACAGCTGGCACACCGACGTCACCTTCGTCGACCGCGTCCCGAGGGCCTCGATCCTGCGCGCGGTCACGCTGCCCAGCTACGGCGGCTCGACCACCTGGGCCTCCACCGTCGCCGCCTACAACTCGCTGCCGGAGCCGCTGAAGCGGCTGGCCGAGAGCCTGCGGGCGCGGCACAACAACCAGTACGACTACGCCGCCACCGCCGAGGACCGCCCGGACGAGGGTTCCACGGAATACCGTCGCGAATTCGAATCCACCTACTTCGAGGCCGAGCACCCGGTGGTCGAGGTGCACCCGGAGACCGGCGAACGCGCCCTGCTGCTGGGCGGTTTCGTGCAGCGGATCGTCGGCCTGCCCGGCACCGAGTCGCACGCCCTGTTCCGGCTGTTCCAGGACCGGGTCACCCGCCTCGAGCACACCACCCGCTGGGATTGGTCCCTCGGTGACGTCGCCATGTGGGACAACCGCGCCACCCAGCACTACGCCGTCGACGACTACGACGGCCGCGAACACCGCAAGCTGACCCGCATCACTCTGGCCGGTGACATTCCCGTCGGCGTGGACGGCACGCCGAGCACCGTGATCGCCGGCAACGCCGAGTCCTACGCGACCGGCACCCTGCGACGAGCGGCATGA
- a CDS encoding aldehyde dehydrogenase family protein: MILDSEPLLHSRALYVEGKWVSPVEGGTREILNPADGTAIAVVAEADRTDVATAIAAARTAFAAGHWPATPVTERAELLVRIAELLDTHRDEIARIETLDTGKTLSESHTDIDDVIAVFRYYARLAPTAADRLVDTGNPEVISRVVHEPVGVCALIAPWNYPLLQMSWKIAPALVAGCTMVAKPSEVTPLSTIALVELIDRAGAPPGVVNLVQGSGGVVGAALTDNPDVDLISFTGGAATGATIARTAAEHITRVALELGGKNPHLVFADADHDTAVDAVLTGAFLHSGQVCSAGTRLIVEESIADDFVAELAHRAARIRVGPGMDPATRTGPLVSEEHRAKVEAYVALGISEGATLITGGKRPDDPALESGSFYLPTIFDHCRSDMRIVQEETFGPLLTVERFTTEAEAITLGNDTDYGLAAGVRTTDPSRGERVVRALRHGTVWLNDFGYYTPAAEWGGYGRSGNGRELGPGGLAEYQETKHIWHNTAPKAGGWFTDT; this comes from the coding sequence ATGATCCTCGACAGCGAGCCGTTACTGCACTCGCGCGCCCTGTATGTCGAGGGAAAGTGGGTGTCTCCGGTCGAGGGCGGTACTCGGGAGATCCTGAACCCGGCGGACGGCACGGCGATCGCGGTCGTGGCCGAGGCGGACCGGACGGACGTGGCGACCGCGATCGCCGCCGCGCGCACCGCGTTCGCCGCCGGCCACTGGCCCGCGACCCCGGTGACGGAGCGGGCCGAACTCCTCGTCCGCATCGCCGAACTGCTGGACACCCACCGCGACGAGATAGCCCGCATCGAAACGCTCGACACCGGAAAGACGTTGAGCGAGAGCCACACCGACATCGACGACGTCATCGCGGTGTTCCGCTACTACGCCCGCCTGGCCCCGACGGCCGCGGACCGGCTCGTCGACACCGGCAACCCGGAGGTGATCAGCCGCGTCGTGCACGAGCCGGTGGGCGTGTGCGCGCTCATCGCGCCGTGGAACTATCCGCTGCTACAGATGTCGTGGAAGATCGCGCCGGCGCTGGTGGCGGGGTGCACCATGGTGGCCAAGCCGAGCGAGGTCACGCCGCTGAGCACGATCGCTCTGGTCGAGCTGATCGACCGGGCCGGGGCGCCACCCGGGGTCGTGAATCTGGTGCAGGGCAGCGGCGGCGTCGTGGGTGCCGCACTCACCGACAACCCCGATGTCGACCTGATCTCCTTCACCGGCGGCGCGGCCACCGGAGCCACCATCGCCCGGACGGCCGCCGAACACATCACCCGCGTCGCCCTGGAACTCGGCGGCAAGAACCCGCACCTCGTCTTCGCCGACGCCGACCACGACACCGCCGTCGATGCCGTCCTGACCGGTGCCTTCCTGCACTCCGGCCAGGTGTGCTCGGCCGGGACCCGGCTGATCGTGGAGGAATCCATCGCCGACGATTTCGTCGCCGAACTCGCCCACCGGGCGGCCCGGATCCGGGTCGGCCCCGGCATGGATCCCGCGACCCGGACCGGCCCCCTGGTGTCCGAGGAGCATCGCGCCAAGGTGGAAGCTTATGTAGCACTGGGCATTTCGGAGGGAGCCACATTGATCACCGGCGGCAAACGCCCCGACGATCCGGCGCTCGAATCCGGAAGCTTCTATCTCCCGACCATTTTCGACCACTGCCGCAGCGACATGCGCATAGTCCAGGAGGAAACCTTCGGCCCCCTCCTCACCGTGGAACGATTCACCACCGAGGCAGAGGCCATCACCCTGGGCAACGACACCGACTACGGCCTCGCCGCCGGCGTCCGCACCACCGACCCGTCCCGCGGCGAACGCGTGGTCCGCGCCCTCCGCCACGGCACGGTCTGGCTCAACGACTTCGGCTACTACACCCCCGCCGCCGAATGGGGCGGCTACGGCCGCTCCGGCAACGGCCGCGAACTGGGCCCGGGCGGTTTGGCCGAATACCAAGAGACCAAACACATCTGGCACAACACGGCCCCGAAGGCAGGCGGCTGGTTCACCGACACCTGA
- a CDS encoding nucleoside hydrolase, whose translation MTLSRSMIIDTDAFWDPDDLLAITLAAMLVRRLTVITSNETGGRRARGLRRFLNSLGRIDVPVVAGCDLGDTHRFNCDDYIEDVPEQPADVLGAVARACAAERAIWVGQGPLSNLANVLSAEPHRSDQLDVLAQGGWLDEYRDPSAATFNFRLDPAAAGLAVRAANGPRLVLSDWTNAEEMAVTRESDLFRIVSQPGAPEWARWIAICLERWFDRKPSSKMHDPLTLSVALGLPFVDFTDVRVRIEADARLYRDRRGRLVRVANGVDYAGFMGWLCAIIETGITEFDPGAACLEAVARTAEVTA comes from the coding sequence GTGACCCTGTCGCGGTCGATGATCATCGACACCGATGCGTTCTGGGATCCCGACGACCTCCTCGCGATCACTCTCGCCGCCATGCTGGTGCGTCGGCTCACGGTGATCACCAGCAACGAGACCGGCGGCCGCCGTGCGCGTGGCCTTCGCCGATTCCTGAATTCCCTGGGCCGCATCGATGTTCCGGTCGTCGCCGGGTGCGATCTCGGCGACACCCACCGGTTCAACTGCGACGACTATATCGAGGATGTGCCCGAACAACCGGCCGATGTGCTCGGCGCCGTCGCCCGGGCGTGCGCGGCCGAGCGGGCGATCTGGGTCGGTCAGGGGCCGCTGTCGAACCTGGCGAATGTGCTGTCCGCCGAGCCGCATCGCAGCGACCAGCTGGACGTCTTGGCTCAGGGCGGGTGGCTCGACGAGTATCGCGACCCGAGCGCGGCGACGTTCAATTTCCGGCTCGACCCGGCCGCGGCCGGCCTGGCGGTCCGCGCCGCGAACGGGCCGCGGCTGGTGCTGTCGGATTGGACGAACGCCGAGGAAATGGCCGTCACGCGAGAATCCGACCTGTTCCGGATCGTGTCGCAACCCGGTGCGCCCGAATGGGCCCGATGGATCGCGATCTGCCTCGAGCGATGGTTCGACCGCAAACCCAGCAGCAAGATGCACGACCCGCTCACACTGTCGGTGGCGCTGGGACTCCCGTTCGTCGACTTCACCGATGTCCGGGTGCGGATCGAGGCCGACGCCCGCCTGTACCGGGACCGGCGCGGTCGCCTCGTGCGGGTGGCCAACGGTGTCGACTACGCCGGATTCATGGGCTGGTTGTGCGCCATCATCGAGACCGGCATCACCGAGTTCGACCCCGGCGCGGCGTGCCTTGAAGCCGTCGCCCGGACCGCGGAGGTGACGGCGTGA